From one Streptomyces sp. NBC_01478 genomic stretch:
- a CDS encoding isochorismatase family protein, whose translation MTPPQTPEPRLALDPERTALVLVDLMDRIVALPLEPYKGTEVLAVAEELAARFRSAGALVVLVRVERPGIAEQPAGSGLAAGLFREGDVEIVKRTIGGFQGTGLDERLRERGVDTLVFGGIATNLGVESTARAAGDLGYRLVFVEDALSALTAAEHQASVRLDFPRLGSVVTATEVRFGTGG comes from the coding sequence CCGCCCTGGTCCTCGTCGACCTGATGGACCGCATCGTCGCGCTGCCGCTCGAACCGTACAAGGGCACCGAAGTCCTCGCCGTGGCCGAGGAGTTGGCCGCCCGCTTCCGTTCCGCCGGCGCGCTCGTCGTCCTCGTCCGGGTCGAACGTCCCGGCATCGCCGAGCAGCCCGCCGGCAGTGGACTCGCCGCCGGGCTGTTCCGGGAAGGGGACGTGGAGATCGTGAAGCGGACGATCGGCGGCTTCCAGGGCACGGGACTTGACGAACGCCTGCGCGAACGGGGCGTCGACACCCTGGTGTTCGGCGGGATCGCCACCAACCTCGGTGTGGAGTCCACCGCCCGCGCCGCCGGCGACCTCGGCTATCGGCTCGTCTTCGTCGAGGACGCCCTGAGCGCACTCACCGCGGCCGAGCACCAGGCATCGGTCAGGCTCGACTTCCCGCGACTGGGCTCGGTGGTGACGGCGACGGAGGTGCGCTTCGGGACGGGCGGCTGA
- a CDS encoding SDR family oxidoreductase has translation MALTTGAARRRSLPGTTVAGALCGAMEPLTRALAPEPAPLRFNVVAPGVVRTDLWREMGEKHRGGLFESVAGSLPVGRIGEPEDITDA, from the coding sequence GTGGCCCTGACCACGGGCGCCGCCAGACGGAGGTCGTTGCCGGGCACGACCGTCGCCGGCGCGCTGTGCGGGGCGATGGAACCGCTGACCCGGGCGCTGGCTCCGGAGCCGGCGCCGCTGCGGTTCAACGTGGTCGCCCCGGGTGTGGTCCGCACCGATCTGTGGCGGGAGATGGGTGAGAAGCACCGGGGCGGGCTGTTCGAGTCCGTCGCCGGGTCGCTCCCGGTCGGCCGGATCGGGGAACCGGAGGACATCACCGACGCGTAG